The Cygnus atratus isolate AKBS03 ecotype Queensland, Australia chromosome 2, CAtr_DNAZoo_HiC_assembly, whole genome shotgun sequence genome window below encodes:
- the ATP6V1C1 gene encoding V-type proton ATPase subunit C 1 isoform X2, protein MADVLEDSKDKVQENLLANGVDLVTYITRFQWDMAKYPIKQSLKNISEIIAKGVNQIDNDLKARASAYNNLKGNLQNLERKNAGSLLTRSLADIVKKEDFVLDSEYLVTLLVIVPKLNYNDWVKQYETLAEMVVPRSSNVLFEDQDSYLCNVTLFRKAVDDFKHKAREYKFMVRDFQYNEEEMKADKEEMNRLSTDKKKQFGPLVRWLKVNFSEAFIAWIHVKALRVFVESVLRYGLPVNFQAMLLQPNKKTMKKLREVLYDLYKHLDSSAAAIIDATMDIPGLNLSQQEYYPYVYYKIDCNLLEFK, encoded by the exons TTGACTTGGTCACCTATATCACAAGGTTCCAGTGGGATATGGCCAAATATCCGATCAAGCAATCCTTGAAGAATATTTCGGAAATTATTGCAAAG GGAGTAAACCAGATTGACAATGATCTTAAAGCAAGAGCCTCGGCATACAATAATCTAAAAGGGAACCTTCagaatttggaaagaaagaatgc AGGAAGCTTGCTAACCAGAAGCCTTGCTGATATTGTAAAGAAAGAGGACTTTGTACTTGATTCAGAATACTTGGTCACATTATTAGTGATTGTACCAAA GTTAAACTATAATGACTGGGTTAAGCAATATGAAACACTAGCAGAGATGGTTGTGCCACGTTCCAGCAA CGTACTTTTTGAGGATCAAGATAGTTACCTTTGCAATGTCACCTTATTCAGGAAGGCAGTGGATGACTTCAAGCATAAAGCAAGAGAATATAA ATTTATGGTCCGTGACTTCCAGTATAATGAAGAAGAGATGAAAGCtgataaagaagaaatgaatagGCTGTCAACTGACAAGAAGAAACAGTTT gGGCCTCTGGTTCGGTGGCTGAAAGTTAATTTCAGTGAAGCTTTCATTGCATGGATTCATGTGAAAGCACTACGAGTTTTTGTTGAATCTGTTCTAAG GTATGGTTTGCCGGTTAACTTCCAGGCAATGCTGCTTCAGCCtaataagaaaacaatgaagaaacTGAGGGAGGTTTTGTATGACTTATACAAACACCTTGACAGCAGTGCAGCAGCCATCATTGAT GCAACTATGGATATTCCAGGCTTAAACCTCAGCCAGCAGGAGTACTACCCATACGTGTACTACAAGATTGATTGCAATTTACTGGAATTCAAGTAA